A single Prosthecobacter debontii DNA region contains:
- a CDS encoding aconitate hydratase has product MNTLSTFTTGTGATGKYYSLPELEKQGVGPISKLPVSIRIVLESLLRNLDGKKVFEQDVKNLANWNAKNPGDYEIPFTVARIVLQDFTGVPLLVDLAAMRSAVAKMGKNTKMIEPLVPVDLVVDHSVQVDFAGTQEALNQNLALEFERNRERYEFLKWGEQAFDTFKVVPPGIGIVHQVNLEYLAKGVLDKDGVFYPDTLVGTDSHTTMINGLGVVAWGVGGIEAEAGMLGQPVTFLVPEVVGVYLTGSLREGVTATDLALHCTQMLRKHGVVGKFVEFYGPGAESLPLPDRATIANMAPEYGATMGFFPIDEECVNYLRGTGRSEELCETFKNYYTAQGMFGIPKKGEVEYTSDLELDLGDIQPSVAGPKRPQDRITVEALKSTWNEILVKPTPGGYGKAPVVVGGEVANAPASLDAKPEGNDVSRALGAETGVAPVPSDKPGYPYYEVTVDSKGGEKDAITHGSVLIAAITSCTNTSNPSVMLAAGLLAKKANAKGLTVKPSVKTSLGPGSRVVTDYLNKTGLQTELDKLGFQTVGYGCTTCIGNSGPLDAGIEDVVKAEDVVAASVLSGNRNFEARVHQSIKANFLMSPPLVVAYAIAGTVDIDLSKDEIIPGTGVYLKDIWPSLQEIQDALKSALSPEVFRALYTDFASQNPKWNEIPGSTGLVYDWNEKSTYIQHPPFFEDFSMEPRDITEIVGARPLGIFGDSVTTDHISPAGAIKKTSPAGRFLSENNVTQADFNSYGSRRGNDRVMTRGTFANVRIKNLMLGGKEGGDTLLQPAGTEMSIYDAATAYMAAGTPSIIIGGEDYGMGSSRDWAAKGTRLLGVKAVITKSFERIHRSNLVGMGVLPCNFKDKADYDKVKDLSDATFSILGISNDTKPQSEATLRVTQADGSSFDIPLVVRIDTPVEIDYYRAGGILPYVLAQILRANAS; this is encoded by the coding sequence ATGAACACCCTCAGCACTTTCACCACCGGAACCGGAGCTACTGGCAAATATTATTCCCTTCCTGAACTCGAGAAGCAGGGCGTGGGCCCGATCTCGAAGCTGCCGGTTTCCATCCGTATCGTCTTGGAATCCCTGCTGCGTAATCTGGATGGCAAGAAGGTCTTCGAGCAGGATGTGAAGAACCTCGCCAACTGGAATGCCAAGAATCCAGGCGACTATGAGATTCCTTTCACTGTCGCTCGTATCGTGCTTCAGGACTTCACAGGCGTGCCGCTTCTGGTGGACCTCGCCGCCATGCGCAGTGCGGTGGCGAAGATGGGCAAGAACACCAAGATGATCGAGCCGCTGGTGCCGGTGGATCTCGTGGTGGACCACAGTGTGCAGGTGGACTTTGCCGGCACGCAGGAAGCTTTGAACCAGAACCTCGCCCTTGAGTTCGAGCGTAACCGTGAGCGTTATGAGTTCCTCAAGTGGGGTGAACAGGCCTTTGATACCTTTAAGGTGGTGCCTCCGGGCATCGGGATCGTGCACCAGGTGAACCTGGAATACCTCGCCAAGGGCGTGCTGGATAAAGACGGCGTGTTTTACCCCGATACCCTCGTGGGCACGGACAGCCACACCACCATGATCAACGGTCTGGGCGTCGTCGCCTGGGGTGTGGGTGGGATTGAGGCTGAAGCCGGGATGCTCGGCCAGCCTGTGACCTTCCTGGTGCCTGAAGTGGTGGGCGTTTACCTGACCGGTAGCCTGCGTGAAGGCGTGACCGCTACGGACCTGGCCCTGCACTGCACTCAGATGCTGCGTAAGCACGGTGTGGTCGGTAAGTTCGTCGAGTTCTATGGCCCTGGTGCTGAAAGCCTGCCGCTGCCTGACCGTGCCACCATCGCCAACATGGCCCCGGAATACGGTGCGACGATGGGCTTCTTCCCGATCGACGAAGAGTGCGTCAACTACTTGCGCGGCACGGGCCGTAGCGAGGAGCTTTGTGAGACCTTCAAGAACTACTACACCGCCCAGGGCATGTTCGGCATTCCGAAGAAGGGCGAGGTGGAATACACCAGCGACCTCGAGCTCGACCTCGGCGACATCCAGCCTTCCGTGGCCGGACCGAAGCGTCCTCAAGACCGCATCACGGTCGAAGCTCTCAAAAGCACCTGGAATGAAATCCTGGTCAAACCAACCCCTGGCGGCTATGGCAAGGCTCCTGTGGTCGTGGGTGGTGAAGTGGCCAATGCGCCAGCCAGCCTCGACGCTAAGCCTGAAGGCAACGATGTCTCTCGCGCCCTCGGCGCCGAAACTGGTGTGGCCCCAGTGCCATCTGACAAGCCAGGTTATCCCTATTACGAAGTCACCGTGGACAGCAAAGGCGGTGAAAAAGACGCCATCACTCACGGCAGCGTCCTCATCGCCGCCATCACGAGCTGCACCAACACCAGCAACCCGAGCGTGATGCTCGCCGCCGGTCTCTTGGCTAAGAAGGCCAATGCTAAAGGTCTGACTGTGAAGCCTTCCGTGAAAACCAGCCTCGGCCCAGGTAGCCGCGTGGTGACGGATTACCTCAACAAGACCGGCCTCCAGACGGAACTGGACAAGCTCGGTTTCCAAACTGTTGGTTATGGTTGCACCACCTGTATCGGTAACTCCGGTCCTCTGGACGCAGGGATCGAAGACGTGGTGAAAGCGGAAGACGTGGTCGCTGCCAGCGTGCTCTCCGGTAACCGTAACTTCGAAGCCCGTGTGCACCAGAGCATCAAGGCTAACTTCCTGATGAGCCCTCCGCTCGTCGTGGCCTACGCCATCGCAGGCACCGTGGACATTGACCTGAGCAAGGATGAGATCATCCCTGGCACCGGAGTTTACCTCAAGGACATCTGGCCTTCCCTCCAGGAAATTCAGGACGCCCTCAAATCTGCTCTTTCCCCCGAAGTCTTCCGTGCCCTTTACACCGACTTCGCCAGCCAGAATCCGAAGTGGAACGAGATCCCCGGCTCCACCGGCCTCGTCTATGACTGGAACGAGAAGAGCACCTACATCCAGCATCCTCCTTTCTTCGAGGACTTCAGCATGGAGCCACGTGACATCACGGAAATCGTCGGTGCCCGCCCTCTGGGCATCTTCGGCGACTCCGTCACCACGGACCACATCAGCCCTGCCGGCGCCATCAAGAAGACCAGCCCGGCTGGCCGATTCCTCAGCGAGAACAACGTGACCCAGGCCGACTTCAACAGCTACGGCAGCCGCCGTGGTAACGACCGTGTCATGACCCGTGGCACCTTCGCCAACGTGCGGATCAAGAACCTCATGCTGGGCGGTAAGGAAGGTGGCGACACCCTGCTTCAACCCGCAGGCACTGAGATGAGCATCTACGACGCTGCCACCGCCTACATGGCCGCTGGCACGCCGAGCATCATCATCGGTGGTGAAGACTACGGCATGGGCTCCAGCCGTGACTGGGCGGCCAAAGGCACCCGTCTCCTGGGCGTGAAGGCCGTGATCACCAAGTCCTTCGAGCGTATTCACCGCAGTAACCTCGTGGGCATGGGCGTGCTGCCTTGTAACTTCAAGGACAAGGCTGACTACGATAAGGTGAAGGACCTCAGCGATGCTACCTTCAGCATCCTGGGCATCTCCAACGACACCAAGCCGCAGAGCGAAGCCACCCTGCGTGTCACCCAGGCCGATGGCTCCAGCTTCGACATCCCGCTCGTGGTCCGTATCGATACCCCTGTGGAGATCGACTACTACCGCGCCGGAGGCATCCTGCCTTACGTGCTTGCGCAGATCCTGCGTGCGAATGCGTCATGA
- a CDS encoding AAA family ATPase, translated as MIHKLSIRNFKSIRELDLDCRRVNVFIGEPNVGKTNILEALSLWSFGTLCEIKKTLRINHINQLATDISFDQGTHVQCDDFKLTAYWTHLGAFIDYEIPGFETSKYKIDEKSGDVDCTSGQGYNEDAIKIHYYLFDPREPTDSGDPGVLVAPFGNNLAGVLSSNREARQAAGAFLEGSRYRLAVDRASRNVFLASDEDGTMTTLPYLAASETLRRMIFYQIVLATNRDAVLVFDEPEAHSFPPYTKTLAERIALDDQGNQFFLTTHSPYMLDSLLSKTPASELNVVLCRMENYATKAYALNQDQIDQIKEWSMDAFFNFDRLLPEVE; from the coding sequence ATGATCCACAAGCTCTCCATCAGAAACTTTAAGTCGATTCGGGAACTCGATCTCGACTGTCGTCGGGTGAATGTGTTCATCGGAGAGCCGAATGTTGGGAAAACCAATATTTTAGAAGCTCTTTCTCTTTGGAGCTTTGGAACTCTCTGTGAAATCAAAAAAACCCTTCGAATTAATCACATTAACCAACTTGCGACCGACATTTCGTTTGATCAGGGCACCCATGTTCAATGCGATGATTTTAAACTGACTGCCTATTGGACACATCTTGGGGCATTTATTGATTATGAAATCCCTGGATTTGAGACCTCAAAATATAAAATCGACGAAAAATCAGGCGATGTAGATTGCACTTCGGGGCAAGGTTACAACGAGGATGCCATCAAGATTCATTATTATCTGTTTGACCCTCGAGAGCCTACTGACAGCGGTGACCCAGGGGTATTGGTTGCCCCTTTTGGAAATAACCTCGCAGGGGTATTGTCTAGCAATCGTGAAGCTCGACAGGCTGCTGGAGCCTTTTTAGAAGGTAGTCGATATAGACTCGCAGTTGATCGTGCCTCCAGGAATGTATTTCTAGCTAGTGATGAGGACGGCACAATGACTACACTGCCCTATTTAGCTGCGTCTGAAACACTGCGGCGAATGATCTTTTATCAGATTGTGCTGGCAACAAACCGTGACGCAGTTCTCGTTTTTGACGAGCCCGAGGCGCATTCTTTTCCCCCTTACACCAAAACTCTCGCTGAGCGCATCGCTCTAGATGATCAAGGCAATCAGTTCTTTCTGACAACGCACAGTCCTTACATGCTGGATTCGCTTCTTTCGAAAACTCCGGCGTCTGAATTGAATGTGGTTCTCTGCAGGATGGAGAACTACGCGACTAAAGCGTATGCGCTCAATCAGGATCAAATTGATCAGATCAAGGAGTGGAGCATGGATGCGTTTTTCAACTTTGACCGGCTGCTGCCTGAGGTGGAATGA
- a CDS encoding peroxidase family protein produces the protein MKLNLPRNSVRMTKAVLTLTLVGLSSLTMAQQPGGPMRPPQGAPGGSPPGAIPRPDPGAPPQGKPEVPPPQDKPQPPQNPGLPRPPALPRDFALPEEFRSVDGSDNNLDHPAWGTPNLPYRRLTFSDYADGVGEPSGAERPSARAISNAVATQPEGSPPNRRRASDFLWQWGQFLDHDLDETPTAVPAEAFPIQVPTGDPEFDPEGTGTMTIGLNRSAYEIVDGVREQKNAITAWIDASQVYGSDETRASALRANDGTGRLKVSSSDHGDLLPFNTEGLDNAPPGESFFVAGDVRVNEQVGLIAIHTLFMREHNWWADLYRSSNEEAEDEEIYQFARMIVAAEMQAITYREFLPILLGGSAIKPYRGYRADVDPTISNEFATAGYRFGHSLLSSTLLRLDANLEEIEAGNLSLAECFFQPQAVVEEGIDVILRGMAVQKAQELDEWLVDDVRNFLFGAPGSGGLDLASLNIQRGRDHGLPSLADARTALGLKPLLEFKDVSKNPGVLAELQSVYASPADIDLWIGGLSEADRPGAMVGPTFYTILVDQFTRLRDGDRFWYQNYLPREMVRLVEKQTLSVIIRRNTEIKGELGPKAFMAPPPKKKAKAKKQP, from the coding sequence ATGAAACTGAACCTCCCCCGTAACTCTGTTCGGATGACGAAAGCCGTGCTGACGCTGACTCTTGTTGGTCTATCGAGCCTAACCATGGCCCAACAACCTGGGGGGCCGATGCGTCCTCCTCAGGGAGCACCTGGCGGATCACCTCCCGGTGCGATTCCACGTCCTGATCCTGGTGCTCCGCCACAGGGGAAGCCTGAGGTGCCACCTCCACAGGACAAGCCGCAGCCTCCCCAGAATCCTGGTTTGCCTCGGCCACCGGCACTGCCTCGTGACTTTGCCCTGCCTGAGGAGTTTCGCTCCGTGGATGGGTCGGATAACAACCTCGATCATCCTGCCTGGGGCACGCCCAATCTCCCCTACCGTCGTCTGACTTTCAGTGATTACGCCGATGGCGTGGGTGAGCCCTCCGGTGCGGAGCGTCCGAGTGCCCGAGCCATCAGCAATGCAGTGGCGACTCAGCCCGAAGGTAGCCCGCCCAATCGCCGTAGAGCCAGCGACTTTCTCTGGCAGTGGGGCCAGTTCCTGGACCACGATCTGGACGAGACACCGACCGCAGTGCCTGCCGAGGCCTTCCCCATTCAAGTGCCCACGGGTGACCCCGAGTTCGACCCTGAGGGAACCGGCACCATGACGATCGGGCTCAACCGCAGTGCCTATGAGATCGTGGACGGAGTGCGGGAGCAGAAAAATGCGATCACGGCCTGGATCGATGCCTCTCAGGTGTATGGCTCCGATGAGACTCGGGCATCTGCTCTACGGGCCAATGACGGCACAGGAAGGCTCAAGGTGAGCAGCAGTGATCATGGGGATCTTTTGCCCTTCAATACGGAGGGCTTGGACAATGCACCTCCGGGGGAGAGCTTCTTCGTGGCGGGGGATGTTCGGGTGAATGAGCAGGTCGGTTTGATCGCCATCCACACACTGTTTATGCGTGAGCATAACTGGTGGGCCGACCTGTATCGGAGTTCCAATGAAGAAGCGGAGGATGAGGAGATCTATCAATTCGCGCGCATGATCGTGGCAGCGGAGATGCAGGCCATCACTTACCGTGAGTTCTTGCCCATCCTGTTGGGTGGATCGGCCATCAAACCTTACCGTGGGTATCGTGCCGATGTGGACCCCACCATCAGCAATGAGTTTGCCACGGCCGGTTATCGCTTTGGTCACAGCCTGCTTTCCTCCACCCTGCTGCGCCTGGATGCGAACTTGGAGGAGATCGAGGCGGGGAATCTCTCGTTAGCCGAGTGCTTCTTTCAGCCTCAGGCGGTCGTTGAGGAAGGTATTGATGTGATCCTGCGCGGCATGGCGGTGCAGAAAGCTCAGGAGCTGGATGAGTGGCTGGTGGATGATGTGCGTAACTTTTTGTTCGGCGCTCCCGGCTCCGGAGGTCTGGATCTGGCATCGCTGAACATTCAGCGTGGGCGTGACCATGGGCTGCCTAGCCTGGCCGATGCTCGAACCGCTCTTGGCTTGAAGCCGCTGCTGGAGTTTAAAGACGTGAGCAAAAATCCAGGTGTTCTGGCGGAATTGCAGTCGGTGTATGCCAGCCCTGCGGACATTGATCTGTGGATCGGTGGACTCAGTGAAGCGGATCGTCCCGGGGCCATGGTAGGGCCGACTTTTTACACCATCCTGGTGGATCAGTTCACTCGCTTGCGGGATGGAGATCGCTTCTGGTATCAGAACTACCTGCCTCGGGAAATGGTGCGCTTGGTGGAAAAGCAGACCCTCAGTGTGATCATCCGCCGCAATACCGAGATCAAGGGAGAGCTTGGACCGAAGGCCTTCATGGCCCCACCGCCGAAGAAAAAGGCCAAGGCTAAAAAACAACCCTGA